A DNA window from Vigna unguiculata cultivar IT97K-499-35 chromosome 10, ASM411807v1, whole genome shotgun sequence contains the following coding sequences:
- the LOC114167294 gene encoding protein WHAT'S THIS FACTOR 1 homolog, chloroplastic, whose translation MEPSLILSSPSSSTPLPFFISNTLPFHAKPNLSVKLNCTLQKSQFWGRNLSWGPSQSPHGRPKFDAARPIITAVVKRRKELPFDNVIQRDKKLKFVLRVRNILVAQPDRVMSLKQLGKFKRDLGLDKRRKLIAILKKFPAVFQIMEEGVYSLKFKMTPEAERLYFEELRIRNEMEELVIVKLRKLLMMSLEKRILLEKIAHLRTDLGLPQGFRDTICHRYPQYFKVVATERGPALELTHWDPELAVSAAELSAEDNRIREMEEQNLIIDRPPRFHRVKLPKGLNLSKGEMRRIMQFRDLPYISPYSDFSELRPGTREKEKHACGVVHEILSLTLEKRTLVDHFTHFREEFRFSQQLRGMLIRHPDMFYVSLKGDRDSVFLREAYRDSQLVDKDRLLLVKEKLRVLVNVPRFPKGPARKTLEDSLREGDDGREYESDQGEEAWSEEVDDLVSDEAFEDVVDDWSDEDDDSLPPDFDDDDDEVLEIGQGKANKQVKYTRQNDEEEALLPVFSDGRPREQW comes from the coding sequence ATGGAGCCTTCACTCATACTATCTTCACCTTCATCATCCACCCCTTTACCTTTCTTCATCTCAAACACTCTTCCTTTCCATGCAAAACCCAATCTTTCCGTCAAACTCAATTGCACCCTGCAAAAGTCCCAGTTTTGGGGAAGAAATTTGAGTTGGGGCCCATCACAATCGCCGCATGGAAGACCGAAATTTGATGCGGCGAGGCCCATAATAACAGCGGTGGTGAAGAGAAGGAAAGAGCTTCCATTTGACAACGTGATTCAGAGGGACAAGAAGCTGAAATTCGTTCTGAGGGTGAGGAATATTCTGGTGGCTCAACCAGATAGGGTTATGTCGCTTAAGCAGCTTGGGAAGTTCAAAAGAGATTTGGGTCTCGATAAAAGGAGGAAACTTATCGCCATATTGAAGAAATTCCCAGCAGTGTTTCAGATTATGGAAGAAGGGGTTTACTCTCTCAAATTCAAAATGACCCCTGAAGCCGAGAGACTCTATTTTGAGGAATTGAGGATTAGGAATGAGATGGAAGAGTTGGTGATTGTAAAACTCAGGAAGTTGTTGATGATGTCACTGGAAAAGAGGATTTTGTTGGAGAAAATTGCACATCTGAGGACAGATCTTGGTCTCCCCCAGGGATTTCGTGACACCATTTGTCATAGGTATCCTCAGTACTTCAAGGTGGTTGCAACTGAGCGTGGCCCTGCCTTGGAGCTAACTCATTGGGACCCTGAGCTTGCGGTTTCAGCGGCTGAGCTATCGGCTGAGGATAATCGGATAAGGGAAATGGAGGAGCAGAATTTGATCATAGACAGACCTCCCAGGTTCCACAGGGTGAAGCTTCCAAAGGGTCTTAATCTTTCCAAGGGTGAGATGAGGAGGATCATGCAATTCAGAGACTTGCCTTATATTTCGCCTTACTCTGATTTCTCTGAATTGAGGCCAGGGACAAGGGAGAAGGAGAAGCATGCTTGTGGAGTTGTTCATGAGATTCTGAGTCTCACACTTGAGAAGAGGACACTTGTTGATCACTTCACGCATTTTCGTGAGGAGTTCAGATTCTCTCAGCAGCTGAGGGGGATGTTGATAAGGCATCCTGATATGTTTTATGTCTCTCTGAAAGGAGATAGAGATTCTGTGTTTCTGAGGGAAGCTTACCGGGACTCTCAGTTGGTGGACAAGGACCGGTTGTTGCTTGTAAAGGAAAAGCTTCGTGTCCTGGTTAATGTTCCGCGATTCCCCAAGGGACCTGCTCGCAAGACCCTTGAAGATAGCTTGAGAGAAGGTGATGATGGCAGAGAATATGAAAGTGATCAAGGGGAAGAAGCATGGTCAGAAGaagttgatgatttagtgagtgATGAAGCATTTGAGGATGTTGTTGATGACTGGAGCGATGAAGACGATGACAGTTTGCCAccagattttgatgatgatgatgatgaagtaTTGGAGATTGGACAGGGAAAGGCAAATAAACAAGTTAAATACACCAGACagaatgatgaagaagaagccCTTCTTCCTGTATTCTCCGATGGCCGTCCCAGAGAACAATGGTGA
- the LOC114167186 gene encoding putative receptor protein kinase ZmPK1: protein MYKGPQVSSLFWPYAWLQSSNFGNGNRNGRSTFNDSRVVVVDDLGYLVSSDNFTFKTTDYGMRLLRRLTLDHDGNVRFYSMKDGEDRWSVSGLFQQQPCFIHGICGPNSICSYEPRTGSKCSCSPGYRWFDIEDWSQGCIPSFQLWCNNSEQKSRFLSLPGVDFYGYDYAFFGNHTYRQCASLCSRLCECKGFQYKPVRGANGQCYLKAQLLNGRRSPSSTNSFFLRLPLPLHDYDESASNNGLVCGRNGGGAIVLERPEKENELVKFMLWFAISFGGIEVVCIFMVWCFLFRNNGMLPRQGYVLAAATGFRKFSYSELKHATKGFSEEIGRGGGGTVYKGVLSDDRVVAIKRLHEVANQGESEFLAEVSIIGRLNHMNLIGMLGFCAEGKYRLLVYEYMENGSLAQNLSSSSNVLDWTKRYNIALGTARGLAYLHEECLEWILHCDVKPQNILLDSDYKPKVGDFGLSKLLNRNNLNNSSFSRIRGTRGYMAPEWVFNLPITSKVDVYSYGIVVLEMITGRSPTTGAPITELEAESTHHERLVTWVREKRKKGSELGAFWVDEIVDPSLGSNYDMKEMEILITVALECVEEEKNLRPNMSQVAERLQSHDNESR, encoded by the exons ATGTACAAGGGTCCTCAAGTTTCCAGCCTTTTCTGGCCTTACGCTTGGCTTCAGAGCAGTAACTTCGGGAATGGCAACCGCAATGGTAGATCCACTTTCAACGATAGCAGGGTTGTTGTGGTGGATGATTTGGGCTATTTGGTTTCTTCTGATAACTTCACTTTCAAAACAACTGATTACGGAATGAGACTCCTACGCAGATTGACTCTTGATCACGACGGCAACGTTCGCTTTTATAGCATGAAAGACGGAGAAGACAGGTGGTCTGTGTCAGGACTATTTCAGCAACAACCTTGTTTTATTCATGGGATTTGTGGACCCAACAGTATTTGCAGCTATGAACCAAGAACCGGAAGCAAGTGTTCCTGTAGTCCAg GGTATAGATGGTTTGATATTGAAGACTGGTCTCAAGGTTGCATACCCAGTTTCCAACTTTGGTGCAACAACAGTGAGCAAAAATCTCGCTTTCTAAGCTTACCTGGAGTTGATTTTTACGGATATGACTATGCCTTCTTTGGCAATCACACCTACCGACAATGTGCGAGTCTGTGCTCGCGGTTGTGCGAATGCAAAGGGTTTCAATACAAGCCTGTGAGGGGTGCTAATGGTCAGTGCTATCTCAAGGCACAGTTGTTAAATGGCCGTCGTTCACCGAGTTCCACCAACTCATTCTTCCTGAGACTGCCTTTGCCCCTCCATGACTATGATGAGAGCGCTAGCAATAATGGTTTGGTTTGTGGAAGAAACGGTGGAGGAGCTATAGTACTTGAGAGacctgaaaaagaaaatgagttggTGAAGTTCATGTTATGGTTTGCGATTTCCTTCGGAGGAATTGAGGTCGTGTGCATCTTTATGGTGTGGTGTTTCCTGTTTAGGAATAACGGGATGTTACCCAGACAAGGTTATGTTCTTGCAGCTGCAACGGGGTTTAGAAAATTCAGTTACTCTGAACTGAAGCATGCCACTAAAGGTTTCAGTGAAGAGATTGGAAGAGGGGGTGGAGGTACCGTGTATAAAGGTGTCTTGTCTGATGATCGGGTTGTGGCAATAAAAAGACTACATGAAGTGGCAAACCAAGGAGAAAGTGAGTTCCTGGCTGAAGTAAGCATCATTGGAAGGCTTAACCACATGAACTTAATTGGCATGCTAGGGTTTTGTGCTGAGGGAAAGTATAGGTTGTTGGTTTATGAGTACATGGAGAATGGTTCTTTAGCTCAGAACCTTTCATCGAGTTCAAATGTTCTTGATTGGACCAAGAGGTATAACATTGCTCTGGGAACTGCGAGGGGTCTTGCTTACTTGCATGAAGAATGCTTGGAGTGGATTCTGCATTGTGACGTCAAGCCCCAGAATATACTTCTTGACTCTGATTATAAACCAAAAGTAGGGGATTTTGGGCTGTCTAAGCTACTTAACAGGAACAACCTCAACAATTCAAGCTTTTCAAGGATACGAGGAACAAGAGGTTACATGGCACCTGAATGGGTTTTCAACTTGCCAATCACTTCCAAGGTGGATGTCTACAGCTATGGCATTGTTGTGTTGGAGATGATCACTGGAAGGAGTCCAACAACAGGTGCTCCAATCACAGAGTTAGAAGCAGAGTCAACTCATCATGAGAGGTTGGTGACATGGGTGAgggagaaaaggaagaaaggatcAGAATTGGGAGCATTTTGGGTGGATGAGATCGTTGACCCTTCTTTGGGATCAAActatgatatgaaagaaatgGAGATATTGATCACGGTGGCTCTGGAATGTGTAGAGGAAGAGAAAAACCTGAGACCCAACATGAGCCAAGTTGCTGAGAGGCTCCAAAGTCATGACAACGAGTCAAGATAG
- the LOC114167410 gene encoding WRKY DNA-binding transcription factor 70-like → MDHKKVLEELLRGYDSATQLRVVMNEKDESETRTPFVQNLAKNVLRSFTNTLFLLDKYHSHHHLVSPTKSEDSQESCKSFTTSFKNRRGCYKRKRTTQEWEKVSQAPTVDGHHWRKYGQKEILKAKYSRHYYRCTHKYDQNCEATKQVQRIQEDPPLYKTTYFGHHTCNDLLSSEIILDSNDSLSDTSILLSFNNSFPAPTKQECPFLSSLNPSPSLIKEERIPSCYSDEHMLSPEPTLDHSSRHNNNNVTTLPLDHWDVMSSALCDSVDLDDISLLLDFDD, encoded by the exons atggATCACAAAAAGGTGTTGGAGGAGCTTCTGAGAGGTTATGATTCTGCAACTCAACTTCGAGTAGTGATGAATGAAAAAGATGAGTCAGAAACAAGAACACCATTTGTTCAAAATCTTGCCAAGAACGTGCTTAGATCCTTCACCAACACCCTCTTCCTCTTGGACAAGTATCACTCTCATCATCATCTTGTCTCTCCCACCAAATCTGAGGACTCCCAAGAAAGTTGCAAGAGTTTCACCACCAGTTTCAAGAACAGAAGAGGGTGCTACAAGAGAAA AAGAACTACACAAGAATGGGAGAAAGTTTCACAAGCTCCAACAGTTGATGGACACCACTGGAGAAAATATGGCCAAAAAGAGATCCTCAAAGCCAAATACTCAAG GCACTATTACAGGTGCACTCACAAGTATGATCAGAATTGTGAAGCAACAAAACAAGTGCAAAGAATTCAAGAGGATCCTCCATTGTACAAGACCACATATTTTGGCCACCACACATGCAATGACTTGTTAAGTTCTGAAATCATACTTGATTCCAATGATTCTCTTTCTGACACTTCCATTTTGCTTAGTTTTAACAACAGCTTCCCTGCTCCAACCAAGCAAGAGTGTCCATTTTTATCATCTCTTAATCCTTCACCATCACTGATCAAAGAGGAGAGAATTCCATCATGTTACTCTGATGAACACATGCTATCCCCAGAACCCACTTTGGATCATTCTTCAAggcacaataataataatgtcacTACTCTACCACTCGATCACTGGGATGTTATGTCTTCTGCCTTGTGTGATTCTGTTGACCTTGATGATATCAGCCTTTTGTTGGATTTTGATGATTGA
- the LOC114167070 gene encoding transmembrane protein 87B, whose translation MTAFESHALPLLLLLLLTPINASIHDYSNEPFTHRSDAFFFHGGSEALLAKSFIRFETVTFTRPRESAIVQGRMQQNTGLVEAILLEVRDRNRIGGSYLKSDLICCDPKLAKERICNLGEVIIQKNPDNLELPKRIKTFFQGTDEQVQMDTTTLDINATGMYYLYFMFCDPSLKGTTIQGRTVWRNPKGYLPGKMAPLMTLYGFMSLAYLLLGLCWFLRFVQFWKDIIHLHYHITAVIALGMCEMAVWYFEYANFNSTGTRPMGITLWAVTFTSVKKTLSRLLLLVVSMGYGVVRPTLGGNRIAYRVLLLGLLYFVASEALELVEHLGNINDFSGKTKLLLVLPVVCLDSCFILWIFSSLSKTLEKLQTRRNLAKLELYRKFTNTLAVSVLLSIAWIGFELYFNATDPLNELWQIAWIIPAFWCLLSYALLLVICVLWAPSRNPTRYAYLEETGDDFDEEGISLTSSVAKITGDVAAKLDRKTDLAFGEDLEEDKRE comes from the exons ATGACGGCGTTTGAGTCTCACGCGCTTCCTCTCCTCCTCTTACTGTTACTAACTCCGATCAATGCCTCCATCCACGACTACTCCAACGAGCCCTTCACCCACCGCTCCGACGCCTTCTTCTTCCACGGGGGCAGCGAAGCGCTCTTGGCCAAATCCTTCATCAG GTTCGAAACGGTGACGTTTACACGTCCGCGTGAATCCGCAATCGTGCAGGGGAGGATGCAGCAGAACACGGGGTTAGTGGAGGCCATATTGCTAGAGGTTCGGGATCGGAACCGGATCGGAGGTTCGTACCTGAAATCCGATTTGATCTGCTGCGATCCGAAGCTGGCGAAGGAGCGGATCTGCAACCTCGGCGAAGTGATAATCCAGAAGAACCCCGACAACCTCGAGTTGCCGAAGCGCATCAAAACCTTCTTCCAGGGAACCGATGAACAGGTCCAGATGGATACGACGACCCTTGACATCAACGCCACCGGTATGTACTACCTCTACTTCATGTTCTGCGACCCTTCCCTTAAGGGCACCACCATTCAGGGAAGGACAGTGTGGCGTAACCCTAAAGGGTATCTGCCTGGAAAAATGGCCCCTCTAATGACCCTCTATGGCTTCATGTCTCTGGCTTATCTTTTACTCGGTCTTTGTTGGTTTTTGAGGTTTGTTCAGTTTTGGAAAGACATTATCCACTTGCATTATCATATCACCGCTGTTATTGCGCTTGGAATGTGTGAGATGGCTGTGTGGTATTTCGAGTATGCTAACTTTAACTCCACTGGGACTAGACCCATGGGGATTACCCTCTGGGCTGTCACCTTTACTTCGGTGAAGAAGACGCTGTCGCGGTTGCTGCTGTTGGTTGTCTCCATGGGGTATGGGGTTGTTCGCCCCACGCTCGGTGGGAACAGGATTGCTTACAGAGTGCTGCTTCTTGGTCTGCTGTATTTTGTTGCCTCTGAGGCACTCGAGCTTGTTGAGCATCTGGGCAACATCAATGACTTCTCCGGGAAGACCAAGCTGCTTTTGGTGCTCCCTGTTGTTTGCCTTGACTCGTGCTTCATTCTGTGGATTTTCTCATCGTTGTCCAAAACCTTGGAGAAACTGCAG ACAAGGAGAAACTTAGCTAAACTTGAGCTCTACCGAAAGTTTACAAACACACTCGCGGTGTCTGTGCTACTGTCCATTGCATGGATTGGCTTTGAG CTATACTTCAATGCTACTGATCCATTGAATGAGTTATGGCAAATCGCTTGGATTATCCCAGCCTTCTGGTGTCTGCTTTCATATGCTCTCTTGCTGGTGATATGTGTCCTTTGGGCTCCTTCTCGGAACCCTACTAG ATATGCATACTTGGAGGAAACAGGAGATGACTTTGATGAGGAGGGTATCTCTCTGACAAGCAGTGTAGCAAAGATAACTGGGGATGTTGCAGCCAAACTTGATCGGAAGACTGATCTTGCCTTTGGAGAAGATCTGGAGGAAGATAAGCGAGAATAA
- the LOC114167185 gene encoding vacuolar-sorting receptor 1-like codes for MTMRTKQSFLWFVWILLCGSCVGSFVVEKNNLKITSPNSLKGIYECAIGNFGVPKYGGTMIGSVVYPKSNQNGCKPFDSSLSSKPGTFPSFVLIDRGDCYFTLKAWNAQKGGAAAILVADDRTEPLITMDTPEEGTGSSKDDYIEKINIPSALISKSLGDKIKSSLSSGEMVNVNLDWREALPHPDERVEYEFWTSSNDECGPKCESEINFVKGFKGAAQLLEQKGFAKFTPHYITWYCPEAFILSEQCKSQCINNGRYCAPDPELDYKRGYSGRDVVIQNLRQVCFFRVANESGKPWQWWDYVTDFSIRCPMRENKYTEECSDQVIKSLGIDLKKVKDCVGDPDANVDNPVLNNEQDSQIGNGDRGDVTILPTLIINNRQYRGKLSKAAVLKAICSGFQETTEPSICLTPDMETNECLQNNGGCWQDATANITACRDTFRGRVCECPVIQNVQFVGDGYTHCEATGALRCAINNGGCWKETRGSTTFSACIDDHTKGCKCPPGFRGDGVRTCRDVDECKEKLNCQCPECQCKNTWGSYECSCTDGLYYTRENDMCIGKYAASVAGGGIVWMVIMILAVAGAGGYAFYKYRIRRYMDSEIRAIMAQYMPLDNQPDTSIQTQGDV; via the exons ATGACAATGAGAACAAAGCAAAGTTTTTTGTGGTTTGTATGGATTTTGCTTTGTGGGTCTTGTGTGGGATCGTTTGTGGTGGAGAAGAACAATTTGAAAATCACTTCCCCAAATTCATTGAAAGGTATATATGAATGTGCAATTGGAAATTTTGGAGTTCCCAAATATGGAGGAACCATGATTGGCTCAGTGGTGTACCCCAAGTCCAATCAGAACGGTTGTAAACCCTTTGATTCATCGTTGAGTTCCAAGCCCGGAACCTTCCCCAGCTTTGTTCTTATTGATCGAGGAG ACTGCTACTTCACTTTAAAGGCGTGGAATGCACAGAAAGGTGGAGCAGCGGCCATTCTTGTTGCAGATGATAGGACAGAACCATTGATCACCATGGACACACCTGAAGAAGGAACTGGTTCCAGCAAAGACGATTATATTGAGAAGATCAACATTCCTTCTGCCCTTATCAGCAAATCACTAGGGGATAAAATCAAGAGTTCTCTCTCTAGTGGGGAAATGGTTAATGTAAATCTTGATTGGAGAGAGGCTCTTCCTCACCCTGATGAGAGAGTTGAGTATGAGTTTTGGACAAGTAGCAATGATGAGTGTGGACCAAAGTGTGAAAGTGAAATTAACTTTGTCAAGGGTTTTAAAGGGGCAGCTCAACTACTAGAGCAGAAAGGGTTTGCAAAGTTTACCCCTCACTATATAACTTGGTATTGTCCAGAAGCATTTATATTGAGCGAACAGTGCAAGTCCCAGTGCATAAATAATGGAAGATACTGTGCACCAGATCCTGAGCTTGATTACAAAAGAGGGTATAGTGGTAGAGATGTTGTTATCCAAAACTTACGTCAAGTATGCTTCTTTAGAGTGGCAAATGAAAGTGGAAAGCCTTGGCAATGGTGGGACTATGTGACTGACTTTTCAATCCGCTGCCCAATGAGAGAGAATAAGTATACTGAAGAATGCTCAGACCAAGTTATCAAATCTCTTG GTATCGACTTGAAGAAAGTTAAAGATTGTGTTGGAGATCCTGATGCAAATGTCGATAACCCTGTTCTCAATAATGAACAGGATTCACAG ATTGGTAACGGCGATCGTGGAGATGTTACTATACTACCTACCCTTATTATAAACAACAGACAATATAGAG GTAAGCTATCAAAAGCAGCAGTACTCAAGGCAATATGTTCTGGCTTCCAAGAGACTACTGAGCCATCAATTTGTTTAACTCCAG ACATGGAAACCAACGAGTGTTTGCAGAACAATGGTGGTTGTTGGCAGGACGCTACTGCTAACATTACTGCGTGCAGG GACACTTTCAGAGGAAGAGTATGTGAATGCCCAGTTATACAAAATGTGCAGTTTGTTGGTGATGGATATACCCATTGTGAAG CTACAGGGGCCTTGAGGTGTGCAATCAACAACGGAGGTTGTTGGAAAGAAACCAGAGGTAGCACGACTTTCTCTGCTTGTATT GATGACCACACCAAAGGTTGCAAGTGTCCACCTGGATTCAGGGGAGATGGAGTCAGAACCTGTAGAG ATGTGGATGAATGCAAGGAGAAATTGAACTGCCAGTGCCCAGAATGTCAATGCAAAAATACTTGGGGAAGTTATGAATGCTCATGTACTGATGGTTTGTACTACACGCGAGAAAATGATATGTGCATTg GAAAATATGCTGCTTCAGTGGCCGGTGGGGGCATTGTTTGGATGGTTATCATGATATTGGCTGTTGCTGGTGCTGGGGGGTATGCATTTTACAAGTATAGAATCCGG AGATACATGGACTCTGAGATAAGGGCAATTATGGCCCAATATATGCCCTTGGATAATCAACCGGATACTTCTATTCAAACTCAAGGAGATGTCTAG
- the LOC114167182 gene encoding putative receptor protein kinase ZmPK1, translating to MASSTLCLAILIPLIFFHNLHASSSFSLSVENFKEEVIVSSPKPTFTVGFYAVGKNAFCFAVWYTHSPDTLVWIANRDQPVNGKRSTLSLLKTGNLVLTDAGQFQVWSTNTATASEQVRLHLHDSGNLVLLEDSSDNAVLWQSFDFPTDTLLPDQPLQGSTNLVSSRSGSNYSSGFYRLFFDFENVLRLMYKGPRVSSVFWPYAWLQSNNFGNGNGNGRSIFNDSRVVVMDDLGYLVSSDNFTFKTSDYGMRLLRRLTLDHDGNVRFYSMKDGEDKWSVSGLFRQQPCFIHGICGPDSICSYEPRNGRKCSCSPGYRWFDSEDWSQGCIPSFQLWCNNTEQKSRFLSLPGVDFYGYDYGLFDNHTNRQCASLCSQLCECKGFQYKPVRGANGQCYLKTQLLNGHRAPSFTNSFFLRLPLLLHDYDESASNNGLVCGRNGGGIIELERPYVEEKENELVKFMLWFAISFGGIEVVCIFMVWCFLFRNNRMLPRQGYVLAAATGFRKFSYSELKHATKGFSEEIGRGGGGTVYKGFLSDDRVVAIKRLHEVANQGESEFLAEVSIIGRLNHMNLICMLGYCAEGKHRLLVYEYMENGSLAQNLSSASNVLDWSKRYNIALGTARGLAYLHEECLEWILHCDIKPQNILLDSDYKPKVGDFGLSKLLNRNNLNNSSFSRIRGTRGYMAPEWVFNLPITSKVDIYSYGIVVLEMITGRSPTTGAQITEIEAETPHHERLVTWVREKRMKGSENGSSWVDQIVDPALGTNYDMNEVEILATVALECVKEDREGRPNMSQVAERLQIHEHDS from the exons ATGGCTTCTTCAACACTGTGTTTGGCTATTCTCATTCCTTTGATATTCTTCCACAATTTGCATGCTTCATCGTCCTTCTCTCTCTCCGTAGAGAACTTCAAAGAAGAAGTGATAGTGTCATCACCCAAACCAACGTTCACAGTAGGCTTTTACGCCGTCGGAAAAAATGCTTTCTGCTTCGCAGTATGGTACACTCACTCACCCGACACCCTTGTTTGGATCGCCAACCGGGACCAACCGGTTAACGGAAAACGATCCACGCTCTCCCttctcaaaaccggcaacctcGTACTCACCGACGCCGGCCAGTTCCAAGTGTGGTCCACCAACACAGCCACCGCATCCGAACAAGTCCGCTTACATTTGCACGACTCCGGCAACCTCGTACTCCTCGAAGATTCCTCCGACAACGCTGTTTTGTGGCAGAGCTTCGATTTCCCAACCGACACGCTTCTTCCGGATCAACCTCTGCAAGGGAGCACCAACCTCGTTTCCTCGAGAAGTGGGAGCAACTACTCCTCCGGTTTCTACAGGCTCTTCTTCGACTTCGAGAACGTTCTACGCCTCATGTACAAGGGTCCTCGAGTTTCCAGCGTTTTCTGGCCTTACGCTTGGCTTCAGAGCAATAACTTCGGGAATGGCAACGGCAATGGTAGATCCATTTTCAACGATAGCAGGGTTGTTGTGATGGATGATTTAGGCTATTTGGTTTCTTCTGATAACTTCACTTTCAAAACAAGTGATTACGGAATGAGACTCCTACGCAGATTGACTCTTGATCACGACGGCAACGTTCGCTTTTATAGCATGAAAGACGGAGAAGACAAGTGGTCTGTGTCAGGACTATTTCGACAACAACCTTGTTTTATTCATGGGATTTGTGGACCCGACAGTATTTGCAGCTATGAGCCAAGAAACGGAAGAAAGTGTTCCTGTAGTCCAg GGTATAGATGGTTTGATAGTGAAGACTGGTCTCAAGGTTGCATACCCAGTTTCCAACTTTGGTGCAACAACACTGAGCAAAAATCTCGTTTTCTAAGCTTACCTGGAGTTGATTTTTATGGATATGACTATGGCCTCTTTGACAATCACACCAACCGACAATGTGCGAGTCTGTGCTCGCAGTTGTGCGAATGCAAAGGGTTTCAATACAAGCCTGTGAGGGGTGCTAATGGTCAGTGCTATCTCAAGACACAGTTGTTAAATGGCCATCGTGCACCGAGTTTCACCAATTCATTCTTCCTGAGACTGCCTTTGCTCCTCCATGACTATGATGAGAGCGCTAGCAATAATGGTTTGGTTTGTGGAAGAAACGGTGGAGGAATTATAGAACTTGAGAGGCCTTAcgttgaagaaaaagaaaatgagttggTGAAGTTCATGTTATGGTTTGCGATTTCCTTCGGAGGAATTGAGGTCGTGTGCATCTTTATGGTGTGGTGTTTCCTGTTTAGGAATAACAGGATGTTACCCAGACAAGGTTATGTTCTTGCAGCTGCAACGGGATTTAGAAAATTCAGTTACTCTGAACTGAAGCATGCCACTAAAGGTTTCAGTGAAGAGATTGGAAGAGGGGGTGGAGGTACCGTTTATAAAGGGTTCTTGTCTGATGATCGAGTTGTGGCGATAAAAAGACTACACGAAGTAGCAAACCAAGGAGAGAGTGAGTTTCTGGCAGAGGTAAGCATCATTGGAAGGCTTAACCACATGAACTTGATATGCATGTTGGGGTATTGTGCAGAGGGAAAGCATAGGTTGTTGGTTTATGAGTACATGGAGAATGGTTCTTTGGCTCAGAACCTTTCATCAGCTTCAAATGTGCTTGACTGGAGCAAAAGGTATAACATTGCCCTGGGAACAGCAAGGGGTCTGGCATACTTGCATGAAGAATGCTTGGAGTGGATTCTGCATTGTGACATCAAGCCCCAAAATATACTTCTTGACTCTGATTATAAACCAAAAGTAGGGGATTTTGGGTTGTCTAAGCTACTTAACAGGAACAACCTCAACAATTCAAGCTTTTCAAGGATACGAGGAACAAGAGGTTACATGGCACCTGAATGGGTTTTCAACTTGCCAATCACTTCCAAGGTGGATATCTACAGCTATGGCATTGTTGTGTTGGAGATGATCACTGGAAGGAGCCCAACAACAGGTGCTCAAATCACAGAGATAGAAGCAGAGACACCTCATCATGAGAGGTTGGTGACATGGGTGAGGGAGAAAAGGATGAAAGGATCAGAAAATGGATCATCTTGGGTGGATCAAATTGTTGACCCTGCTTTGGGAACAAACTATGACATGAATGAAGTGGAGATATTGGCAACAGTGGCTTTGGAATGTGTAAAGGAAGACAGAGAGGGGAGACCTAACATGAGTCAAGTTGCTGAGAGGCTCCAAATTCATGAACATGATTCTTAA